The Pedobacter mucosus genome window below encodes:
- the uvrA gene encoding excinuclease ABC subunit UvrA: MSKKEAEKDPHKNIIIKGARVHNLKNIDVAIPKNRLVVITGMSGSGKSSLAFDTLYAEGQRRYVESLSSYARQFMGRMNKPDVDYIKGIAPAIAIEQKVITSNPRSTVGTSTEIYDYLKLLFSRIGKTISPISGKEVKKDSVSTVVDYVSSMPEESTVTIFCPLYPHNNRTIKEELAILLQKGFLRVLIENKVEKIESVLDNEDFKDAELTDDKTVQILIDRIVTNQEEETLSRLADSVQTAFFEGKGDCYVEADGTTKHFSDRFELDGMRFEDPTPNFFSFNNPYGACKRCEGYGNVIGIDEDLVIPDKSKSVYDNAIAPWRGEKMNVWLQNFIKVAGKFDYPIHRSYSGLTEKEQQLLWTGNKHFSGLNAFFKELEEQTYKIQYRVMLSRYRGKTICPDCKGSRLRKDASYVKIAEKSIIDVVLMPLAKALVFFNDLKLNVNDTKIAKRLLAEIDNRFLYLNNVGLGYLTLNRLSNTLSGGESQRINLATSLGSSLVGSIYVLDEPSIGLHPRDTNKLIEVLISLRNVGNTVIVVEHEEEMMRAADYIIDIGPEAGTHGGNLVFSGNYEEILKDKKSLTGRYLAGIEKIAIPETRRKWKDHILIKGARENNLQNIDVKFPLGVFTAVSGVSGSGKTSLVKKILFPALQKAIGNYAGEQTGAYDGVFGNTDLVSQVEMVDQNPIGRSSRSNPVTYVKAWDDIRALFSGLPAAKAAGLKPAAFSFNVEGGRCDVCQGEGEVKIEMQFMADIYLPCEACDSKRFKQQVLDVTYKDKNVSEILDMTIDEAVDFFKDEQKILNKLNPLVDVGLGYVHLGQSSNTLSGGEAQRIKLASFLIKGNNANKTLFIFDEPTTGLHFHDIKKLLKALNTLIEQGNTILVIEHNMDMIKCADWVIDIGPEGGDGGGQLVFEGVPEDLAKKKNSYTGKYLASHLNLNP, translated from the coding sequence ATGAGCAAAAAAGAAGCCGAAAAAGATCCGCATAAAAATATTATCATAAAAGGTGCCCGTGTGCACAACTTAAAAAACATAGATGTTGCCATCCCTAAAAACAGATTAGTTGTAATCACGGGTATGTCGGGTTCAGGAAAATCTTCATTGGCATTTGATACACTTTACGCAGAAGGACAACGCCGATATGTGGAAAGCTTATCATCTTATGCCCGCCAGTTTATGGGCCGGATGAATAAGCCAGATGTAGATTATATTAAAGGCATTGCGCCTGCAATTGCTATTGAGCAAAAAGTAATTACCTCAAACCCACGTTCTACAGTAGGTACATCAACCGAAATTTACGATTATTTAAAACTTTTATTTTCTAGAATTGGTAAAACAATTTCGCCAATTTCGGGCAAAGAAGTAAAAAAAGATTCTGTAAGCACGGTAGTGGATTACGTAAGTTCAATGCCTGAAGAATCTACTGTAACCATATTTTGTCCGCTTTACCCACATAATAACCGCACAATTAAAGAGGAACTTGCAATTTTACTTCAAAAAGGTTTTTTAAGGGTTTTGATTGAGAATAAAGTTGAGAAAATAGAATCTGTTTTAGACAACGAAGATTTTAAGGATGCCGAGTTAACAGATGATAAAACCGTTCAAATTTTAATTGATCGTATTGTAACCAACCAGGAAGAGGAAACTTTAAGTCGATTAGCTGATTCTGTTCAGACTGCTTTTTTTGAAGGTAAAGGTGATTGTTATGTAGAAGCTGACGGAACAACCAAACATTTTAGCGATCGGTTTGAATTGGATGGAATGCGATTTGAAGATCCAACGCCTAACTTTTTCTCTTTTAATAATCCTTATGGTGCTTGTAAACGCTGTGAAGGTTATGGAAATGTAATCGGTATTGACGAAGATTTGGTAATTCCAGACAAGAGCAAAAGTGTTTATGATAATGCAATAGCACCTTGGCGTGGAGAAAAAATGAATGTTTGGTTGCAAAATTTTATTAAAGTTGCAGGTAAATTCGATTACCCAATTCATCGTTCTTACAGTGGTTTAACAGAGAAAGAACAACAATTACTTTGGACAGGTAATAAACATTTTTCTGGCTTAAATGCTTTTTTCAAGGAGTTAGAAGAGCAAACTTATAAAATTCAATATCGTGTAATGTTGTCTCGCTATCGTGGGAAAACCATTTGTCCTGATTGTAAAGGATCTCGTTTACGTAAAGATGCATCATATGTTAAAATCGCCGAAAAATCAATAATTGATGTGGTTTTGATGCCTTTAGCAAAAGCTTTAGTTTTCTTTAACGATTTAAAATTAAATGTAAACGATACAAAAATTGCTAAACGTTTACTGGCAGAAATTGATAATCGTTTCCTTTATTTAAATAATGTAGGCTTAGGTTATTTAACGTTGAACCGTTTATCAAATACATTATCGGGTGGAGAATCGCAACGAATAAACTTGGCTACATCTTTAGGAAGTAGTTTGGTAGGCTCCATTTATGTATTAGATGAGCCTAGTATTGGTTTGCATCCTCGCGACACAAATAAGTTAATTGAAGTTTTAATCTCGCTTAGAAACGTTGGTAATACCGTAATTGTTGTAGAACATGAAGAGGAAATGATGCGGGCTGCCGATTACATTATTGATATAGGTCCAGAAGCAGGAACTCATGGTGGAAATTTGGTTTTTAGTGGTAATTATGAAGAAATTTTAAAAGATAAAAAAAGCTTAACTGGCCGCTATTTAGCTGGAATAGAGAAAATTGCTATTCCGGAAACACGCCGAAAATGGAAAGATCACATTCTAATTAAAGGTGCAAGGGAAAATAACCTCCAAAATATTGATGTTAAGTTTCCATTGGGGGTTTTTACTGCGGTTAGTGGTGTATCGGGTTCTGGTAAAACAAGTTTGGTAAAAAAGATTTTATTTCCCGCTTTGCAGAAAGCTATTGGGAATTATGCCGGTGAACAAACCGGCGCTTATGATGGTGTTTTTGGTAATACAGATCTGGTTAGTCAGGTAGAAATGGTTGATCAAAATCCAATCGGACGATCGAGCAGATCAAATCCTGTAACTTATGTAAAAGCTTGGGATGATATTAGAGCGCTTTTTTCGGGTTTGCCAGCGGCAAAAGCAGCGGGATTAAAACCAGCAGCTTTCTCATTCAATGTTGAAGGTGGTCGTTGCGATGTTTGCCAGGGTGAAGGTGAAGTTAAAATTGAAATGCAGTTTATGGCCGACATCTATTTACCGTGTGAAGCGTGTGATAGCAAGCGTTTTAAACAACAAGTTTTAGATGTAACGTATAAAGATAAAAACGTATCCGAAATTTTGGATATGACCATTGATGAAGCGGTTGACTTCTTTAAAGACGAACAAAAAATCTTAAATAAATTAAACCCTTTGGTTGATGTTGGTTTAGGTTATGTTCATTTAGGCCAATCTTCAAATACCTTATCTGGTGGAGAAGCGCAAAGAATTAAATTGGCATCTTTTTTAATCAAAGGAAATAATGCCAATAAAACCCTGTTTATTTTTGATGAACCAACAACAGGTTTGCATTTTCATGATATTAAGAAATTATTAAAAGCTTTAAATACTTTAATCGAACAGGGGAATACCATTTTAGTTATCGAGCATAACATGGATATGATTAAGTGTGCCGATTGGGTTATTGATATTGGTCCTGAAGGAGGTGATGGCGGTGGCCAGCTTGTGTTTGAAGGTGTTCCAGAGGATTTAGCAAAGAAGAAAAATTCATATACCGGAAAATATTTAGCATCGCATTTAAATTTAAATCCATAA
- a CDS encoding LysE family transporter translates to MLFLTFFLGIIVNAMGYIPPGNINLTVAQLAINKGMRQVWYFILSFSCVEVCFTFGMMRFARWAMSDINPNEAVSEVRLGTLVDCFMIVMFIVMGTITWRNRKKVPKSKGEDKRSGSVLYGLILGVLNPVQIPFWLFFGNYVILHQWIETDYLSLVIFSFGSGFGSALALYCYGHFATYIQEKFALSSLIVNKSIAIFLFALAAYLIVKQAIIIL, encoded by the coding sequence ATGCTATTTCTAACGTTCTTCTTAGGCATCATAGTCAACGCCATGGGTTATATCCCGCCGGGCAACATTAATTTAACGGTAGCGCAACTTGCTATTAACAAAGGAATGCGGCAGGTTTGGTATTTTATCCTTTCATTTTCTTGCGTGGAAGTATGTTTTACTTTCGGGATGATGCGCTTTGCACGTTGGGCAATGAGCGATATAAATCCGAACGAAGCAGTAAGTGAAGTAAGGTTAGGAACGCTGGTAGATTGTTTTATGATCGTTATGTTCATTGTGATGGGAACAATTACCTGGAGAAATCGTAAAAAAGTACCCAAAAGCAAAGGGGAAGATAAGCGAAGCGGAAGTGTTTTATATGGACTTATTTTAGGCGTTTTAAATCCAGTCCAAATTCCTTTTTGGCTCTTCTTTGGGAATTATGTTATTCTTCATCAGTGGATAGAAACTGATTATTTATCACTGGTTATTTTTAGTTTTGGTTCGGGTTTTGGTTCTGCTTTAGCACTTTATTGTTACGGTCATTTTGCTACTTATATTCAAGAAAAGTTTGCATTAAGTAGTTTAATTGTAAATAAATCTATAGCGATATTCTTATTTGCCCTGGCAGCTTATTTAATTGTGAAACAAGCGATTATCATTCTGTAA
- a CDS encoding OmpA family protein, with the protein MNSTKNYFFSALIGLSALTMYSCKAKKLVAKPDPAPVSKPTPPIEEKKPAPVPEKEPEKPAPVEKPNFNLDNIQFEFNSYVLKTASFSVLDKAVAEMKKAPDTKFVLNGHSSAEGTPEHNLSLSVDRANAVKSYFVNAGIDAAKFTIVGHGEKEPISSNATEEGRMLNRRTDIKVQN; encoded by the coding sequence ATGAACTCTACTAAAAATTATTTTTTTTCAGCACTTATCGGATTATCTGCCTTAACCATGTATTCATGTAAAGCAAAAAAACTCGTAGCCAAGCCAGATCCTGCACCTGTTTCAAAACCTACACCACCCATAGAAGAAAAAAAACCTGCTCCAGTTCCAGAGAAGGAACCTGAAAAGCCGGCTCCTGTAGAAAAGCCTAATTTTAATCTGGATAATATTCAGTTTGAGTTTAACTCGTATGTTCTAAAAACCGCTTCATTCTCTGTTTTAGATAAAGCGGTAGCGGAAATGAAAAAAGCGCCAGATACTAAATTCGTACTTAATGGTCATTCCTCGGCGGAAGGAACTCCAGAACATAATTTATCGTTATCTGTTGATCGTGCAAACGCCGTTAAATCTTATTTCGTTAATGCTGGAATTGACGCCGCTAAATTCACCATTGTTGGTCATGGAGAAAAAGAGCCAATTAGTAGCAATGCAACCGAAGAGGGAAGAATGTTGAACAGAAGAACAGACATTAAAGTTCAGAACTAA
- a CDS encoding DUF2157 domain-containing protein: protein MKVDREKSEFLDDIIEQWQHDGLINEETSNNLKKSYEAKNFDWLRLAQYAFWVALACGFIALGSLLIDNSILNYLKRVYDTPNIVISIASGGLAAWLYILGFRRKKKLSHLKFSNEAIVFSAILLTANAIAYFGKALDNGSGNFTILILISVFIYGILGYIFNSRLIWIFALISLGTWFGTETGYLSRWNYYFLGMNYPLRFVIFGAVLTAASFIMKAIPKTQHFFQVTYLAGMVYLFVSLWALSVFGNFASLEEWYNVRQLSLFYWALIAAAICVASTFLGLKYRDDIAREFGITFLFINLYTRYFEYFWDSWHKALFFSVLAASFWLIGRKAEKIWNLKSPIN, encoded by the coding sequence ATGAAAGTTGATAGAGAAAAAAGTGAGTTTCTAGATGACATTATTGAGCAGTGGCAACATGATGGTTTGATAAATGAAGAAACCAGCAACAATCTTAAAAAAAGTTATGAAGCTAAAAACTTCGATTGGCTTAGACTTGCACAGTATGCCTTTTGGGTAGCCTTAGCTTGTGGATTTATTGCACTAGGATCTTTGTTAATTGATAATTCCATTCTAAATTATTTAAAGAGAGTTTACGATACACCCAATATTGTTATCTCAATTGCATCAGGTGGATTAGCTGCATGGCTATACATTTTAGGATTTAGGAGAAAGAAAAAACTCTCGCACTTAAAGTTTAGCAATGAAGCAATCGTTTTCTCTGCCATTTTATTAACAGCAAATGCCATTGCTTATTTTGGTAAGGCATTAGATAATGGCTCTGGAAATTTTACCATTCTAATTCTTATTTCAGTCTTTATCTACGGCATTTTAGGCTATATTTTTAATTCAAGATTAATCTGGATTTTTGCACTAATTTCTTTAGGTACTTGGTTTGGCACTGAGACAGGCTATTTAAGCCGATGGAATTATTATTTCCTTGGCATGAATTATCCACTTCGATTTGTAATTTTTGGTGCAGTTTTAACAGCGGCATCTTTCATAATGAAAGCAATACCTAAAACGCAACATTTTTTTCAGGTTACCTACCTTGCTGGGATGGTTTATTTATTTGTTTCTTTATGGGCATTATCCGTATTCGGAAACTTTGCAAGTTTAGAAGAATGGTATAATGTAAGGCAATTAAGCCTATTTTACTGGGCTTTAATAGCCGCGGCAATATGTGTAGCAAGCACTTTTTTAGGACTAAAATACCGTGACGATATTGCCAGGGAATTTGGAATCACCTTTTTATTTATCAACCTATATACCAGGTATTTCGAATATTTTTGGGATAGCTGGCACAAAGCTTTATTCTTTTCTGTATTGGCAGCTTCGTTTTGGTTAATCGGGCGAAAGGCAGAAAAGATATGGAACTTGAAATCGCCAATCAATTAA
- a CDS encoding cation:proton antiporter domain-containing protein, giving the protein MHLPDLIADLGLILAAAGITTLIFKKIKQPLVLGYILAGLLVGSHLSFFPSVTDTKSINIWGEIGVIFLLFSLGLEFSFKKLVKVGGSASITAIVKVLFIILIGYFVGKAMGWKDMDALFLGGILSISSTMITIKAFEELGLKHKKFAGLVFGVLIVEDLLAILLLVLFSTLAVSQQSAGTEMLFSILKLAFFLILWFLGGIFLVPTFLKATKKLMNDETMLVVSLGLCLVMVLLADKVGFSPALGAFIMGSILAETTQAERIEHLTKSVKDLFSAVFFVSVGMLIDPSMLVKYALPIIICSAVIIFGKILFTILGALLSGQPLKTSVQSGMSLAQIGEFSFIIASLGLTLKVTSDFLYPIAVAAAAITTFTTPYLIKLSEPFYQFLKKVLPQKWLNGIERYSSSTEGITTLSDWKILLRSYIFNTIIHSVIIIAIIFLAYRYVQPFIVKNIANSLTSIIISVVVSFVLMSPFLWALSIRRIQKTAYSHLWLNKKYTRGPLIAIEVFRIALGIFFVGFLMYEFFDTWVAAVIALSLIILGMVIFSRRLQSFYDKLEKRFMLNLNDRENQKPDILPWDTHLTELTVSPESEVVGKALHELMIREKYGVNIAMIERGRNTIPTPGREERLYPNDKLLLIGADDQLAAVKTLLEVDRPEIEEEKSFPDKEMTLQKVVVHLESPVYGLSIRHAGIREKAQALIVGIERGQDRILNPTSDFVFDNGDVIWIVGNNKKIKEVI; this is encoded by the coding sequence ATGCACTTACCAGATTTAATTGCCGATTTAGGATTAATTCTTGCCGCAGCAGGAATAACCACACTCATATTTAAAAAAATAAAACAGCCGCTAGTTTTAGGCTATATTTTAGCCGGATTATTAGTTGGCTCTCACTTAAGTTTTTTCCCTTCCGTTACCGACACAAAAAGCATTAACATTTGGGGTGAAATTGGTGTGATATTCCTTTTATTTAGTTTAGGATTAGAATTTAGTTTCAAGAAATTAGTAAAAGTTGGTGGCTCCGCATCTATAACTGCAATAGTTAAAGTATTATTTATTATCCTTATTGGCTATTTCGTGGGTAAGGCAATGGGATGGAAAGATATGGATGCATTATTCCTTGGTGGAATTTTATCCATATCATCAACCATGATTACGATTAAAGCCTTTGAAGAACTCGGTTTAAAACACAAAAAATTTGCAGGTTTAGTATTCGGCGTCTTAATTGTAGAAGATTTATTAGCCATTTTATTATTGGTTCTATTTTCTACTTTAGCCGTTAGTCAGCAGTCTGCAGGAACAGAAATGCTTTTCTCGATCTTAAAACTTGCTTTCTTCCTTATTTTATGGTTCTTAGGTGGGATATTCTTAGTGCCCACTTTTTTAAAAGCGACGAAAAAACTAATGAACGACGAAACCATGCTTGTCGTTTCATTGGGTTTATGTTTAGTAATGGTTTTACTGGCAGATAAAGTTGGTTTCTCTCCTGCTCTAGGCGCATTTATTATGGGTTCAATTTTGGCCGAAACTACACAAGCTGAAAGAATTGAGCATTTAACCAAATCTGTAAAAGATCTCTTTTCAGCCGTGTTTTTTGTTTCAGTTGGAATGCTAATTGACCCTTCAATGCTGGTTAAATACGCTTTACCAATTATTATTTGTTCAGCAGTAATTATATTCGGAAAAATCCTTTTTACTATTCTTGGTGCATTATTATCAGGTCAGCCGCTAAAAACCTCAGTTCAATCTGGCATGAGTTTAGCGCAAATTGGGGAATTTTCTTTTATCATTGCCTCGTTAGGCTTAACGCTAAAAGTAACCAGCGATTTTCTTTATCCAATTGCTGTTGCCGCAGCTGCCATAACAACATTTACTACACCATATCTTATTAAATTATCGGAACCCTTTTATCAATTCTTAAAAAAAGTTTTACCACAAAAATGGCTTAACGGTATTGAAAGATATAGTTCTAGTACAGAAGGAATTACAACCTTAAGCGATTGGAAAATACTTTTACGCTCTTATATTTTCAATACTATTATTCACTCGGTAATTATTATTGCCATTATCTTTTTAGCATACCGTTATGTACAGCCTTTCATCGTAAAAAACATTGCCAATAGCCTAACTTCTATTATTATCAGTGTTGTGGTTTCTTTTGTGTTAATGTCTCCATTTTTATGGGCACTTTCAATCCGTAGGATACAAAAAACGGCTTACTCTCACCTCTGGTTAAATAAAAAATATACCCGCGGACCATTAATCGCAATTGAAGTTTTTAGAATCGCATTGGGGATATTTTTTGTAGGCTTTTTAATGTATGAATTTTTTGATACCTGGGTTGCAGCCGTTATTGCATTATCCTTAATTATACTAGGAATGGTAATTTTCTCTAGAAGGTTACAATCATTTTATGATAAACTGGAGAAACGTTTTATGCTAAACTTAAACGACCGAGAAAATCAAAAGCCAGATATTTTGCCTTGGGATACACATTTAACAGAGCTTACTGTATCTCCAGAATCAGAAGTTGTAGGAAAAGCCTTGCATGAATTAATGATCAGAGAAAAATACGGTGTAAATATTGCCATGATTGAAAGGGGTAGAAATACGATCCCGACACCTGGTAGAGAAGAGCGGTTATACCCGAATGATAAATTACTGCTAATCGGTGCTGATGATCAACTGGCAGCGGTAAAGACTTTATTAGAAGTTGATAGACCTGAGATTGAAGAAGAAAAAAGTTTCCCAGATAAGGAAATGACTTTACAAAAAGTTGTGGTTCATTTAGAATCGCCAGTTTACGGATTAAGCATTAGACATGCTGGAATTAGAGAAAAAGCACAAGCGCTTATTGTTGGTATTGAACGTGGTCAAGATCGGATTCTTAATCCAACTTCAGACTTTGTTTTTGACAATGGAGATGTGATCTGGATTGTTGGAAATAATAAAAAGATCAAAGAAGTTATCTAA
- a CDS encoding bifunctional riboflavin kinase/FAD synthetase → MKIYHNLSDFTKLNNAFVTIGTFDGVHFGHQKIIKQLVEKAKAANGESVILTFFPHPRMIIDPENQDLKMINTINEKAEMLKNLGVDHLIITTFTRDFSNQSPEDYIKNTLVENIGTKHIIIGYDHRFGKDRAGNLTDLKAAGLHYGFTVEEIAEQDIHDVAVSSTKIRQALLEGDVSLAADYLGYPFSISGNVIKGDKIGRTIGFPTANIFVEETYKLIPGDGIYAVTVEMSLDLTNLEFKPSAPKHQIFKGMAYIGQRPTINGMTRNIEVNIFDFDQEIYGQDIKMNFLKFLRHDVKFTGLEALKVQLHQDKEDTISFFNS, encoded by the coding sequence TTGAAAATATACCACAACCTTTCAGATTTTACTAAGCTTAATAACGCATTTGTAACGATTGGCACTTTTGATGGTGTTCATTTTGGCCACCAAAAAATCATAAAGCAACTTGTAGAAAAAGCTAAAGCTGCTAACGGAGAAAGTGTTATTTTAACTTTTTTTCCTCACCCGCGTATGATTATTGATCCTGAAAATCAGGATTTAAAAATGATTAATACCATAAATGAAAAGGCTGAAATGCTTAAAAATTTAGGTGTAGACCATTTAATTATTACCACATTTACAAGGGATTTTTCAAATCAAAGTCCAGAGGATTATATAAAAAATACTTTAGTAGAAAACATTGGAACCAAACATATCATTATAGGTTATGACCACCGTTTCGGCAAGGATCGTGCAGGAAATTTAACAGACTTAAAAGCTGCAGGCTTGCACTATGGCTTTACTGTTGAAGAAATCGCCGAACAAGATATTCATGATGTAGCCGTAAGTTCAACAAAGATTCGCCAAGCACTTTTAGAAGGCGATGTGAGCTTAGCAGCAGATTATTTAGGTTATCCCTTTTCCATTTCGGGAAATGTAATAAAAGGCGATAAGATTGGCAGAACCATTGGTTTTCCAACAGCAAATATTTTTGTTGAAGAAACTTATAAGCTTATTCCGGGTGATGGGATTTATGCGGTTACTGTAGAAATGAGCCTGGATTTAACAAATTTGGAATTCAAACCTTCTGCTCCAAAACATCAAATTTTTAAAGGTATGGCATACATTGGACAAAGGCCAACCATTAACGGTATGACCAGAAATATAGAGGTAAATATCTTTGATTTCGATCAAGAAATATATGGACAGGATATTAAAATGAACTTTTTAAAATTTTTACGCCACGACGTCAAATTTACGGGTTTAGAGGCGCTTAAAGTCCAATTGCACCAAGACAAAGAAGATACCATTAGCTTTTTTAACAGTTAA
- a CDS encoding YitT family protein, translating into MINLKKKNIQLLKEILLIIAGVTSACFGLKSFLMPSHFIDGGVTGISLLISTLTGWNLSYLIVLINIPFVILGYRQIGKGFAFKTAIAIAALSLALIFLPFQSITHDKLLIAFFGGLFLGGGIGLAMRGGCVIDGTEVLALYISKNSILTVGNIILILNIIIFAFAAYFLNIETALYAILTYLSASSTIDFIVNGIEQYTGVTIISEHQEVIKAFIITDMKRGVTIYKGEGGYGEKKDIDIVFTVVTKLEMSKLQTAIRQIDADAFVIQQQIADLRGGVVKRHALH; encoded by the coding sequence ATGATTAACCTAAAGAAAAAAAATATCCAACTTTTAAAAGAGATCCTTTTAATTATTGCAGGTGTTACTTCAGCGTGTTTCGGGCTAAAAAGTTTTTTAATGCCAAGTCACTTTATCGATGGCGGTGTAACTGGTATATCATTATTAATTAGCACATTAACAGGTTGGAATTTATCTTACTTAATCGTACTCATCAATATTCCATTTGTTATATTAGGCTACCGACAAATAGGCAAAGGTTTTGCTTTTAAAACGGCCATTGCAATTGCGGCGTTATCACTTGCCTTAATTTTTTTACCTTTTCAATCTATTACTCATGATAAATTACTAATCGCTTTTTTTGGTGGATTATTTCTAGGTGGTGGAATCGGTTTAGCAATGCGTGGCGGTTGTGTTATCGACGGTACAGAGGTGTTAGCGCTATATATTAGTAAAAACAGCATTTTAACCGTTGGCAATATTATACTTATTTTAAACATTATCATTTTTGCTTTCGCAGCTTATTTCTTAAACATAGAAACTGCACTTTATGCAATATTAACCTATCTTTCAGCATCCAGCACCATCGATTTTATCGTAAATGGAATAGAACAATATACCGGCGTAACCATAATTTCCGAACATCAGGAAGTTATTAAAGCTTTTATCATAACAGATATGAAACGTGGCGTAACGATTTATAAAGGCGAAGGTGGTTATGGTGAAAAGAAAGATATTGACATTGTGTTCACCGTGGTTACTAAATTGGAAATGAGCAAACTACAAACTGCCATTCGCCAAATTGATGCTGATGCATTTGTGATTCAACAACAAATTGCCGATTTAAGAGGCGGCGTAGTTAAACGTCATGCTTTACATTAA
- the truB gene encoding tRNA pseudouridine(55) synthase TruB has protein sequence MSIEHSKFKDFNFAEGELLLINKPYKWTSFDVVGKIRNSLKPLKLKVGHAGTLDPLATGLLIICTGKLTKQIDTFQAQEKEYTGTLFLGATTPSFDLETEVDATFSISGITNEQIFAATKPFIGDIEQYPPAHSAVKVNGERLYVKARLGEEVELRKRFVSVPEFEITRIDLPEIDFRIVCSKGTYIRSLISDFGKSLNSGAYLSKLIRTRSGNFLLKDAFEVLELVNYIRSKKEEIKAETEA, from the coding sequence GTGAGTATAGAACATTCAAAGTTTAAAGATTTCAATTTTGCTGAAGGCGAATTATTATTAATCAATAAGCCATATAAATGGACCTCATTTGATGTAGTCGGGAAAATTCGTAATTCTCTAAAACCATTAAAGCTAAAGGTTGGTCATGCTGGTACTTTAGATCCATTGGCTACTGGTTTATTAATCATTTGTACGGGTAAATTAACAAAGCAAATAGACACTTTTCAGGCACAGGAAAAAGAATATACCGGAACATTATTTTTAGGCGCCACTACGCCATCTTTCGATTTGGAAACAGAAGTTGATGCTACTTTTTCTATTTCTGGAATTACAAACGAACAAATATTTGCTGCCACAAAACCTTTTATCGGCGATATAGAACAATATCCTCCAGCCCATTCTGCAGTAAAAGTAAATGGCGAACGGTTATACGTAAAAGCTAGGTTAGGTGAAGAAGTAGAACTTAGAAAACGCTTTGTTTCGGTTCCAGAATTTGAAATAACCCGTATCGACTTGCCTGAAATAGATTTTAGAATTGTTTGTAGCAAAGGCACTTATATTCGTTCTCTGATTTCTGATTTTGGTAAATCCTTAAATAGTGGTGCATATCTATCTAAATTAATAAGAACCAGGAGCGGAAACTTTTTGCTAAAAGATGCGTTTGAAGTTTTAGAACTTGTTAATTACATCCGCAGTAAAAAAGAAGAAATAAAAGCTGAAACTGAAGCATGA
- a CDS encoding undecaprenyl-diphosphate phosphatase: protein MNLFETIVLAIVEGLTEFLPVSSTGHMIIASSFMGIASEPFVKLFTIAIQLGAILSVVVLYFKRFFKSINFYLKLIVAFIPAAIFGLLLSKKIDELLESPMAVGISLLIGGVILLFVDKWFNNPTINEEENITYLTALKIGFFQCIAMIPGVSRSGATIVGGMTQKLSRKVAAEFSFFLAVPTMFAATGKKLFDFYKEGNTITHDQMNLLIVGNVIAFIVALLAIKSFIGYLNKHGFKAFGWYRIIAGLAIIILLLTGHNLQII from the coding sequence ATGAATCTTTTTGAGACGATTGTTCTTGCTATTGTAGAAGGACTAACCGAATTTTTACCTGTATCAAGCACAGGGCACATGATTATTGCCTCGTCATTTATGGGGATAGCGAGTGAACCTTTTGTAAAGTTATTTACCATTGCAATTCAACTAGGTGCCATTCTTTCTGTTGTCGTTTTATATTTTAAACGCTTCTTTAAATCGATAAATTTTTATTTGAAACTTATTGTAGCTTTTATACCAGCGGCAATATTTGGATTATTATTAAGCAAAAAAATTGATGAGCTTTTAGAAAGTCCGATGGCAGTTGGTATTTCGCTTTTAATTGGAGGAGTAATTTTATTATTTGTTGATAAATGGTTTAATAATCCAACCATAAATGAGGAAGAAAACATTACTTACCTAACGGCATTAAAAATTGGCTTTTTCCAATGTATTGCCATGATTCCAGGCGTTTCTCGTTCTGGAGCCACTATTGTAGGCGGTATGACACAAAAATTAAGTAGAAAAGTTGCTGCAGAATTTTCATTTTTTCTTGCTGTTCCAACCATGTTTGCCGCTACCGGTAAAAAACTTTTTGATTTTTATAAAGAAGGAAATACAATCACTCATGATCAAATGAACTTGTTGATCGTTGGTAATGTAATTGCATTTATTGTTGCTTTATTAGCCATTAAAAGTTTTATTGGTTATTTAAACAAACATGGTTTTAAGGCTTTTGGCTGGTATAGAATAATTGCAGGTTTAGCGATCATTATTCTACTTTTAACTGGTCATAACTTGCAAATAATTTAA